The genomic DNA AGGAAGACATATTCCGGCTGTTCGGCGGCAAAAAAAGCCGCCGTCGCCTGCTGATCGGTAAGATCAAGTTCGGCGCTGGTTTTCAACAAAAGATTATCATAGCCGTCCTTTCGCAGCCGGCGGACGATGGCCGAACCCACCATGCCCCGGTGGCCGGCAACATAGATTTTAGCATTCTTTTCCATAATTGATTACTCGAAGTTGTTAAAAGTTTTAAATCTTTTGGTTTCCAGCCTTCTCTGCGCCTTTGCGTCTCCGCGCGAGAATATCTCTTGGTCACTACTCGAAGTTGTTATAGGTTTTAAACCCTTCTGTTTTACACAGCTGATCCCGCTGGGCTTCCTGCAGATCTTCCCGGACCATAACCTTGACCAGCTCGGCAAAAGAGATTTCCGGCTGCCACCCGAGTTTGGTTTTGGCTTTAGTAGGATCACCCAGGAGAAATTCAACTTCCCCGCTTCCTCCTGCTGCAGCATCAGCCACATGTCCCGGACAAAATCTTTAGCGTGGCCCCAATCCCGTTTGTCGTCCAGGTTACCGAGAAATAGTTTATCCTGCAGGCCAAGTTTGATGCGGGCCACCGCCCGGGTAATCTTACGGGTGACAAAGGTTTCACCACGGGTGGGTGATTCATTCCCCATTTCTCTGTTTTTTCAGCCATTGCCTGCCCAGTTCAGTTAATCGGTACTGCTGCAAAGGGCTATTTGGTTTGTCAGGAATAGTCATTTCAAGAAAACCGCTTTTCAAAGCAGGTTTCAGATAAGATTCACGAAAATATTTTTTATTCTTGATTCCCAGCTGTTTTTGCATTTCGTCCCTGTCAATCGGCTTTTCACAAGAAAAAAGTACTCGCTCAACTGGGGGGGATAACTGGGGGGGTAACTGGGGGGGTAACTGGGGGGGTAACACCTCTCTCTTTTCCGGGTTGGATATCACCACGATTGAAGATAATCGTAACCCAGTTGTCTTCAATATGCAAGGCTGGCTCTGGTACCCCATGGTCCCGGCAAAGTTGTTGCATTCGCTTAATGCCGCTGCCGATCTGCTCCACCAAATCCATGCGGTAAAACATACTGAACAGGAGAGGATTACGCGGGATACTCTTTAACCCCATGTCTTCCTCTTTCATTCCGGCTGGTAAGCCTCCCGGGCTGATAATTTCTACCCGGTTACGGTACATGTGTACCTGAACATTGGCATTAGACCGATAATCACGATGGACCAGTGCATTGACCAGAGCCTCACGTAGGGCATCCGCAGGCAATTCAGGTCTTTCATCCCTTCCTGTCCCGGTAATAATAAATTCTGTATTCAATTTTGACAAAAGCTAGGTGATAACATCCTGAAAAATATCCTGGAGATTGCCGGTAAAATTCTTGCGATCCAGAATATTCACTCTGGAGGTTCCCATGAACAAGGCGCAGGACACAAAACCACTGGCCATAAATTTCTGAATATCTGCGGCAAGTAACCAGGAGCCGGCATGAGTCATAAGACCATTTCGAACAAGATGCAGATTTTCAAGGGCTTGAATCATATTCATATCGTCAGGGATTTTCGCCTTCCGGGCGAATTGGATATAAGAAGATTCAGTCAAATCGGTATCCATAGAAAAACGGTCACAAACCATTTCATCAAAATGAATCATCCCTTCCCGAAAGAAAAACTCACGGATTTCATTACGGCTCAACTGTTGCGATGAAGCGCCTTCCCTGAGGTAAAATTTCCCGCTATGGGAATATGGTTTTCCGTTTTGAGGGGGAATTGTCACCACCAGAACATCTCCAACACTTTCAATATCAACAAACAGTGAAGGTTCAATAGTTCGTGCGACTGATTGAATCACTGATTTAAGTCTGTTGTGATGGTCCACACCGCATATTTCACCATCATCAGTAATGCCAATGAGCAATGTTCCTCCGGTAGCATTGGCAAACGCGCACAACTCCCTGCCGACGTTGGAGGTGCCGGAGCGTTTGAATTCAACGGTAAATCCCTCACCCAGGCGGATGAGTATATCCAGATGTTGTTTATTCATA from Pseudomonadota bacterium includes the following:
- a CDS encoding ATP-binding protein, giving the protein MSKLNTEFIITGTGRDERPELPADALREALVNALVHRDYRSNANVQVHMYRNRVEIISPGGLPAGMKEEDMGLKSIPRNPLLFSMFYRMDLVEQIGSGIKRMQQLCRDHGVPEPALHIEDNWVTIIFNRGDIQPGKERGVTPPVTPPVTPPVIPPS
- a CDS encoding putative DNA binding domain-containing protein produces the protein MNKQHLDILIRLGEGFTVEFKRSGTSNVGRELCAFANATGGTLLIGITDDGEICGVDHHNRLKSVIQSVARTIEPSLFVDIESVGDVLVVTIPPQNGKPYSHSGKFYLREGASSQQLSRNEIREFFFREGMIHFDEMVCDRFSMDTDLTESSYIQFARKAKIPDDMNMIQALENLHLVRNGLMTHAGSWLLAADIQKFMASGFVSCALFMGTSRVNILDRKNFTGNLQDIFQDVIT